DNA from Oryzisolibacter sp. LB2S:
GCAGCGTGGACAGCGTCATCAGGAGCGGCAGGATGAAGTATGGGTCCTTGGTCGAGAGGTCGTGCACCCAGCCGATCCAGGGCGCCTGGCGCATCTCGACGGTGGACAGCAGCACCCAGTAGAGCGCGATGAACACCGGGATCTGGATCATGATGGGCAGGCAGCCGCCCAGCGGGTTGACCTTCTCCTCGCGGTAGATGCGCATCATCTCCTGCTGCATCTGTTGCGGCTTGTCCTTCAGGCGCTCGCGCATCTCCTGGATGCGTGGGTTGATGGCCTTCATCTTGGCCATGCTGGCGTAGGCCTTGGCGTTGAGCCAGTAGAAGGCGATCTTGAGCAGCAGCACCAGGCCGACGATGGACCAGCCCCAGTTGCCCAGCACGCTGTGGATCTTGTCGAGCAGCCAGTACAGCGGCTTGGCCAGAATGGTCAGCCAGCCATAGTCCTTGACGAGCTCGAGGCCCGGGGCCAGCGCCTCCAGCGTCTTTTCCAGCTGCGGGCCGGTGAACAGCCGGGCGTCCACGGCCTTGGCCTGGCCCGGGGCGATCTCACCGAGCGGGGCGATGGCCTGCACGCGGTAGCAGCAGTCGGGGGCAGTGGCGCCAATGTCGGCCGCGTCCACGCGCAGCTCGCGGCGCATGCCGTCGGGCAGCAGCCAGGCACTCACGAAGTAATGCTGCACCATGGCGATGTAGCCGCTGGTGGTCTCGGCCGGAATGTCGACCTTCTTGGCCTTGATGTCCTTGAATTCGATCTTCTGGTACTTCTTCTCGTCGGTGTAGACCGCCGGGCCCGTGAAGGTGGAGTAGAACGGCGTGGAGCCCGAGGGCTGGTTGCCGTCGCGCACCAGCTGCAGGTAGAGCTGGGGGTTGACCGGTGCGCTGCCCGTGTTCACCACCTCGTGGCGCACCGCCACGTCATAGGCGCCGCGCCTGAGGGTATAGGTCTTGACGAGCTTGACGCCGCCGACCTCGGGCGACTCCAGGCGCAGCTGCACCGCGTCGTCGCCCTCGGCCAGCTCGCGCTTGCCGGGCACGACCTGCATCACCGTCTTGTGCGTGGCAAAGCTGCCGCCGATCAGGCCGGTCTGCGCCAGGTACACCTGGCTGGCGCTGTCATTCATGAGCACCAGGGGCGTGGTGTCGCCCTGCTGCTCGCTGTACTTGAGCAGCTCGCTCTTGATCAGCGTGCCGCCTTCGCTGTCGACGGTCAGGCGCAGCACGTCGTTGGCAATGGTCACGCGCTCGCGCGGCAGGGCGGCCGGGGCCGATGCGGCGCCTGCGCCACTGCCCCCGGGCACGGCCGCGGCCTGGGCACTGGCCTGCGGCACGTCGGACACCGGCGCCGGCGTGGCCTGTGCAGGCGCGGCCGCGGTCTGCGTCGTGGGCGAGGGGAAGAAGGTGGCCTGGCGCCCGTTGTGCACCTGCCATCGGTCCCACAGCAGCACGATGGAAAAGCCAAATATCACCCACAGGATGGTGCGGCGGATGTCGTTCATGGATGCTTCGTAGGTGAGGAGGTTGTTGTGTCGCGGGGCACGAGCCGTGAGAACAGGCGACTGCCGCGGGGCAGCTCCTGCGGCAGGGGGTCATGCCCTCCGTCGCACCAGGGATGGCAGCGCACCAGGCGCCGCAGCGTGAGATAGCTGCCGACAGCGGCGCCATGGCGCTCGAGTGCCTGCAGGGAGTACGCCGAGCAGGTCGGCTCGAACCGGCAGGCTGAGCCCAGCCAGGGGCTGAGCAGCAGCCTGTAGCCACGCACCAGGCCGATGAGCAGGCCGCGCATCATGGCGCGTCTCCCGCCCGCGTGCCGCGTCGCTCGGCCGCTGCAAAGAGCTGCGCCAACTCGGCGCGCACGGCGCCCTTGAGCGCGTCGGACGTGGCGCTCACGAAATGCTTGCGGTCAAAGGCCGTGCGCAGACGCACCACATGGGCCGCATGTGGCATGCGCGGCTCGAACCCGGCGGCCACGGCGTAGATCTGGCGCTTGATGGTGTTGCGCGTGACGGCGCGGCGCGCCCAGCGCTTGGGCACCATGGCGCCGAGCCACGGATCGGCCGCGCCGGCGGCCACGGCAAACAGGGCCTGCGACTCCTGCGCCCTGGGCGCGGAGTCGGGCCCTGCGGGCGCGACAGCGGCGAAGAGGCTCAAGCGATGCAGCGCGAAATGAGCCGTGCGTGAGACCGTGCCCCCCGCCATCACAGCCTGAAACTGGGCGCGAGTCTTCAGCCGATGCATGAAAGCATGCGTCCGCGCTCGGGCGCCGAGCGGTGCTGCCTCAGACGGCCAGGCGCTTGCGGCCCTTGGCGCGGCGGGCGTTGATGACGGCACGGCCGCCGCGGGTCTTCATGCGCACGAGAAAGCCGTGGGTGCGGGCGCGACGGGTCTTGGAGGGTTGGTAGGTACGTTTCATGTTCAATCCTTGAAGGTTCGGTTACGGGCGCCGCTTCGATCGGCCACGCCCGCCGGCCTCGCCGCCACTCCCTCATTACGCATACGCATTGCGCCATGCAGCCAGCAAGACGCTAGAGGGCAAAAGCAGCCGCCCGGGCTTTATCACCCTGAACGCATTCAGGGAAACCGGCGATTATTGCAGGGAGCATTCAACCTGGCAATGGGCTGGTCAAAAATATCGCCACCGGGCCACGCGGCCGAGATTGTGGATAACTCCTTGACAAGCTAGAATCTCCGGCCTTTCACAGTTCCTCCTATCCACAACTAGAATTTCCCGCAATGCACGAGGAACCCTCCCATTCCAGCCACGACATCGACGGCGACCTCGCCGGTCAGGCA
Protein-coding regions in this window:
- the yidD gene encoding membrane protein insertion efficiency factor YidD, which produces MMRGLLIGLVRGYRLLLSPWLGSACRFEPTCSAYSLQALERHGAAVGSYLTLRRLVRCHPWCDGGHDPLPQELPRGSRLFSRLVPRDTTTSSPTKHP
- the rpmH gene encoding 50S ribosomal protein L34; its protein translation is MKRTYQPSKTRRARTHGFLVRMKTRGGRAVINARRAKGRKRLAV
- a CDS encoding ribonuclease P protein component; the protein is MHRLKTRAQFQAVMAGGTVSRTAHFALHRLSLFAAVAPAGPDSAPRAQESQALFAVAAGAADPWLGAMVPKRWARRAVTRNTIKRQIYAVAAGFEPRMPHAAHVVRLRTAFDRKHFVSATSDALKGAVRAELAQLFAAAERRGTRAGDAP
- the yidC gene encoding membrane protein insertase YidC, producing the protein MNDIRRTILWVIFGFSIVLLWDRWQVHNGRQATFFPSPTTQTAAAPAQATPAPVSDVPQASAQAAAVPGGSGAGAASAPAALPRERVTIANDVLRLTVDSEGGTLIKSELLKYSEQQGDTTPLVLMNDSASQVYLAQTGLIGGSFATHKTVMQVVPGKRELAEGDDAVQLRLESPEVGGVKLVKTYTLRRGAYDVAVRHEVVNTGSAPVNPQLYLQLVRDGNQPSGSTPFYSTFTGPAVYTDEKKYQKIEFKDIKAKKVDIPAETTSGYIAMVQHYFVSAWLLPDGMRRELRVDAADIGATAPDCCYRVQAIAPLGEIAPGQAKAVDARLFTGPQLEKTLEALAPGLELVKDYGWLTILAKPLYWLLDKIHSVLGNWGWSIVGLVLLLKIAFYWLNAKAYASMAKMKAINPRIQEMRERLKDKPQQMQQEMMRIYREEKVNPLGGCLPIMIQIPVFIALYWVLLSTVEMRQAPWIGWVHDLSTKDPYFILPLLMTLSTLLQTALNPAPPDPMQAKMMWIMPLMFSVMFFMFPAGLVLYWLTNNILSIAQQWLINTRMGVPPQFNLPKFR